The following coding sequences lie in one Haematobia irritans isolate KBUSLIRL chromosome 3, ASM5000362v1, whole genome shotgun sequence genomic window:
- the LOC142230651 gene encoding uncharacterized protein LOC142230651 translates to MVGSHDSGSCDCCGTSNGGSNERRQQQQQLQRAHLPPLPIQPILPAGQEHAPVAPVAIGQRPQVQAPPPVGGDNARPAARPNVAAAPPAPAPQHVQDQQNNNNNNNNNNPPAPPPPNPQNLAQHRNIAHYVNQVNLHLNLTNNNHDPPPPQPQQQPPHQAQAAHHLAAIPQLARDYVYNNNNNHIYVNPHSYDTNTATSLTNTTASHNTATGSTAQAVSLQQTTTGGGAAATAGTAGDHENRLNNNGAAGGGGAATSEPAGATGGELSRQHTSTTLSTLNTYLFPCGADSAGTIGGVTFNGSHSCDLDSNFSRMVAGSSEGGSSTISSGLGFINKRRIKRLFGVGSGPYASALRRRSSHLIQFQTAAIAAKKQQQMEREAAVASANAAFYEQQKKKKEKKKPPGPPPQARNQASSRQMEDPMMNRPRRNTSKKKDETNPYEQQLQQLEKLQDKYSFFVLILSLLTN, encoded by the coding sequence ATGGTGGGTTCGCATGATTCTGGATCGTGTGATTGTTGTGGCACCTCAAATGGTGGTAGTAACGAAAGaagacaacaacagcagcagctccAAAGGGCTCATTTGCCTCCATTGCCTATACAACCGATATTGCCAGCAGGTCAAGAGCATGCACCAGTAGCTCCAGTTGCCATAGGACAAAGACCCCAAGTTCAAGCTCCCCCACCAGTTGGTGGGGATAATGCTAGACCTGCAGCAAGACCCAATGTTGCTGCGGCTCCACCTGCACCTGCACCACAACATGTGCAAGATCaacaaaataataacaacaacaataataacaacaatccGCCTGCTCCTCCccctccaaatccccaaaatttGGCCCAACATAGAAATATAGCCCACTATGTGAATCAAGTTAATCTCCATTTAAATTTGACCAACAACAATCATGATCCACCACCACCACAGCCCCAACAACAGCCACCACATCAAGCCCAAGCCGCCCATCATTTGGCTGCAATTCCCCAATTGGCCAGGGATTATGtctacaataacaacaacaatcacaTCTATGTCAATCCACATTCGTATGACACCAACACTGCCACCAGTCTAACCAATACCACAGCCTCTCACAACACTGCCACTGGATCGACGGCCCAAGCAGTTTCTTTGCAACAAACAACTACGGGGGGTGGTGCTGCTGCAACAGCAGGAACGGCTGGTGATCATGAAAATCGCTTGAATAATAATGGTGCCGCCGGGGGTGGTGGTGCTGCAACTTCAGAACCGGCTGGTGCTACGGGCGGTGAACTTTCCCGCCAACACACTTCAACCACTTTGAGTACCCTCAATACATATCTCTTCCCCTGTGGTGCCGATTCGGCTGGCACCATAGGTGGTGTTACCTTCAATGGCAGCCATTCCTGTGATCTAGACTCGAATTTTAGTCGCATGGTAGCCGGCAGCAGTGAGGGTGGCAGCTCCACCATAAGTTCTGGTTTGGGTTTTATCAATAAACGCCGCATCAAACGTCTATTTGGTGTTGGAAGTGGGCCCTATGCTTCCGCTTTACGACGCCGCAGTTCACATCTCATTCAGTTTCAAACGGCAGCCATAGCTGccaaaaagcaacaacaaatggAACGTGAAGCCGCTGTGGCCTCGGCCAATGCGGCCTTCTATGAACAACAGAAAAAGAAGAAAGAGAAGAAAAAGCCCCCGGGGCCACCGCCACAGGCAAGAAATCAAGCATCCTCTAGGCAAATGGAGGATCCCATGATGAATCGACCGAGGCGTAATACCAGCAAGAAGAAGGACGAAACGAATCCCTATGAGCAACAATTGCAGCAGCTGGAGAAGCTACAAGACAAGTATTCattttttgtcttaattttaagcCTCCTCACAAATTAG